The window gaaagaagggaaggtagaGTAAGGCTAttttttttggcggggggagAAAAGCCCCccattttgaaagaaaagagtATCCCCATAACCAGAAAGAGCTTGTGCTTGGCGTACGGTGTTTTCCATTTCCTGTTGTCTCAGCCTGGGCGAGAGGACTTGAACAGCTTCTCCTACGGACGGTACTGAGACCTTTGTTCTTGAATATATTCGTACAGTGGGCTGGAACGGACAATTGGCTTGGCAATTTGACGGGAGGCGAACTCCTGGGTCTGCCTTCGACTCTTGTCTTCCTGGACTTCCCTGGACGGCCTGTCTCGGAGTTGGCCCCGCGTTTGGGAGTCGAGTTCTTGACGGTACCGTTGCCCTTCTCGCTCCTGCCTGCGGAGCTGTTCATCGCGGAATTGCCTCTCCCGCTCCTGGCTCCTCTGCCCTTGCTCCAGCTCCTGTCTGCGGAATTGTTCTTCCTCCCGGAATCGCCTCTCCCGCTCCTGGCGCCGTCTCTGGTCCTGCTCCAGCTCCCGTCTGCTAAGCTGCTCTTCCTCCTGGAATCGCCTCTCTCGCCTCTGCCCTTGCTCCAGCTCCTGTCTGCGGAATTGTTCTTCCTCCCGGAATCGCCTCTCCCGCTCCTGGCGCTGTCTCTGGTCCTGCTCCAGCTCCCGTCTGCTAAGTTGCTCCTCCTCCTGGAATCGCCTCTCTAGCCTTTGCCCTTGCTCCAGCTCCCGTCTGCTAAGCTGCTCTTCGTCCTGGAATTGTGTCTCTCGTTTCTGGAGCCTCTGGCCTTGCTCCCGTTCTTGTCTACGGAGCTGCTCCTCCTCCCGGAATCGCCTCTCCTGCTCCTGGCGCCGTCTCCGGTCTTGCTCCAGCTCCTGTCTGCGGAGCTGCTCTTCCTCCTGGAATCGCCTCTCTCGCCTCTGGCCCTGCTCCAGCTCCTGTCTGCGGAGATGCTCTTCCTCCTGGAATCGCCTCTCCGGCTCCTGGCGCCGTCTCTGGTCCTGCTCCAGCTCCTGTCTGTGGAGCTGCTCTTCCTCCTGGAATCGCCTCTCTCGCCTCTGGCCCTGCTCCAGCTCCTGCCTGCGGAATTGTTCTTCGTCCTGGAATTGCCTCTCCTGCTCCTGGCGCCGTCTCTGGTCCTGCTCCAGCTCCTGTCTGCGGAGCTGCTCTTCCTCCTGGAATCGCCTCTCCGGCTCCTGGCGCCGTCTTTGACCCTGCTCCAGCTCCCGTCTGCGGAATTGTTCTTCGTCCTGGAATCGCCTCTCCTGCTCCTGGCGCCGTCTCTGGTCTTGCTCCAGCTCCCGTCTGCTAAGTTGCTCTTCGTCCTGGAATCGCCTCTCCGGCTCCTGGCGCCGTCTCCGGTCTTGCTCCAGCTCCTGTCTGTGGAGCTGCTCTTCCTCCTGGAATCGCCTCTCTCGCCTCTGGCCCTGCTCCAGCTCCTGTCTGCGGAGCTGCTCTTCCTCCTGGAATCGCCTCTCCGGTTCCTGGCGCCGTCTCCGGTCTTGCTCCAGCTCCTGTCTGTGGAGCTGCTCTTCCTCCTGGAATCGCCTCTCTCGCCTCTGGCCCTGCTCCAGCTCCTGTCTGCGGAGCTGCTCTTCCTCCTGGAATCGCCTCTCCGGTTCCTGGCGCCGTCTCCGGTCTTGCTCCAGCTCCTGTCTGTGGAGCTGCTCTTCCTCCTGGAATCGCCTCTCTCGCCTCTGGCCCTGCTCCAGCTCCTGCCTGCGGAATTGTTCTTCGTCCTGGAATTGCCTCTCCTGCTCCTGGCGCCGTCTCTGGTCCTGCTCCAGCTCCTGTCTGCGGAGCTCGCCTCTCCGGCTCCTGGCGCCGTCTTTGACCCTGTCCCGTCTGCGGAATTGTTCTTCGTCCTGGAATCGCCTCTCCTGCTCCTGGCGCCGTCTCTGGTCTTGCTCCAGCTCCCGTCTGCTAAGTTGCTCTTCGTCCTGGAATCGCCTCTCCTGCTCCTGGCGCCGTCTTTGACCCTGCTCCAGCTCCTGTCTGCGGAATTGTTCTTCCTCCTGGAATTGCCTCTCCCGCTCCTGGCGCCCTCTCTGCCCTTGCTCCAGCTCCCGTCTGCGGAGCTTCTCCTCCTCCCGGAATGGGCTCTCCGGCTCCTGGCGCCGCCGCTGCTCTGCTCTCTTCTCTTGTTCCTGGGCCCGGAACTTCTCGGGTTCTTGGCGGCGCCTCTGCGCCTGCTCTTCCTCCCGTTGGAGTTGCAGCTCTTCCTCCCCAAAGCTGCGGCCCTGCTCTAGACGGCgcctcctttcttcttctacgGCTTGCTGGAGGCTGGGCTCGGGGCCTCGGCGTCTCTGGTCCCGCTGCAGTTCTCCCTCTCTCAGCCGCTGGTCTCTGGCCCCTTCTCGTTCCTGGCGACGTCTCAGCTCCTGGTCTCCTTGTTCCTCCCGGAACTGTCTGTCCTGCTCTTGTCTCGGCTCCTGCTCTGGCTCCCTCCTGAAGAGCGCTTCGTCTTCTGGCTCCTGCCTGCGCCTGCGTTCCTCTCGTTCCTCCTGGAATTGCCTGTCCCGGCTCTGGGCGACCCCAGCCCTTCTCTCTTGGTCCCCTCTGCGAAACTCCTGCTCGTCACGGAACTTCCTCTCCCTGCTCTGCCCAAGTCTGTTCTCCTCTTCGTAGTCCTCTTGTTCCTCTCGGGACAGCTGTTCTTGCTCCCCGCGGCGCCTCCTCTCCTGCTCTCTTTCTTGGCGGAGTCTTTCCTGGGCTAGCCTGCCTCTTTCTTGGCCACGTTCCTGCCTGGCCCTGCGTTCTCCCTGCTCGTCCCGGTAGGACTGGCTTTCCTGCCCCCGGCGGGCCCTGAACTGTCTGTCCAGATCTGCACTGCCGTACTCATAGTCCTCATCTGCTGCCGACCAGTCTCGAACTTGAGAATCTTCTTGCTCCCAGCCCCTCTGTTCTTCCTCCCTGCGTTTGGAGTAAAGCCTTCTGTTCCGGGCTTCGTTTTCCTTGTGGGGTTGCCACTGCCATTTCAGACGTGGGTTCTGGGCTTCCTCAGCCAGGGGCAGGTCACTCTCCTGTTCTTGGAACTCCTCGCTCTCAAGATACTGTCCAGCCCTTTCCCGCTCTAggagctcctcctcctcctcctcatcctccaGGTATTGCCGGTCTTCTCTCTTTTCACGGAGTTTCTCTTCCTCCTGGGACTGTTTGTCGCTCTGCCCCTGGCGCCTCCTCTTCTCTAAGGCCTCACGTCTCTTTTTTACCTCTTGCTCCAGGCGCTGGAGCTGTTCTTCCTCCTCCAGGAGCTGTTCTTCCTCCTGGAGCTGCTCTCCCTCCTCCTGGAGCTGCTCTCCCTCCCGGGCCTGTCTGTCCCGCTGCTCTTGGCGCCGGCTCTTCTGTAACGCCTCCCGtcttttttctacctctctctccaGACGCTGGAGCTGCTCTTCTTCCTCCTGGAGCTGTTCTGCCCTCCGGGCCTGACTGCCCCGCTGCCCCTGGCGCCTCCTCTTCTTTAACTCCTCCCGTCTCTTTGCCACCTCCTGCTCTAGGCGCTGGAGCCGCTCTTCCTCCTCCTGGAGCTGGTCTTCCTCACGGAACTGTCCGTCCCGCTGCTCCTGGCGCCTCCTCTTCTCCTCCCGTTCCAGGCGCTGGAGCCTCTCGTTCTCCTCCTGGAGCTGCTCTTCGTCTCGGTACTGTCTGTCTCGCTGCCCCTGGCGCCTTCTCTTCTCTAAAGCCTCCCGCCTCTCTTCTACCTCTCGTTCCAGGCTCTGGAGCCGCGCTTCCTCCTCCCGGAGCTGTTCTTTCTCACGGTTCGGTCCTCGCTGCCTCTGGCGCCTCCGCTTCTCCAACTCCTCGCGTCTCTTTTCCACCTCCTGTTCCAGGCGCTGGAGCCGCTCTTCCTCCTCCCGGAACTGTTCTTCCTCTCGGGACCGCTCCTCCTGGCGCCTCCTCTTCTCTAGGACCTTACGCTTCTCTTCTATCTCCTGTTCCAGGCGCTGGAGCTGCTCTTCTTCCTCCTGGAGCTGTTCATCCCTCTGTCCCTGGCGCCTCCGCTTCTCCAGCTCCTCGCGTCTCTCTTCTACCTCCTGTTCCAGGCGCTGGAGCTGTTCTTCCTCCTCCTGGAGCGGTTCTTCTTCTCGGTTCTTTCGGTCCCGCTCCTCTTGGCGCCTCCTCTTCTCCAGCGCCTCCCGCCTCTCTTCTACCTCCTGTTCCAGGCGCCGGAGCTGTTCTTCTTCTCCCTGGATCTGTCTGTCCCGCTGCCCCTGGCGCCTCCGCTTCTCCAACTCCTCGCGTCTCTCTTCTACCTCCCGTTCCAGGCGCTGGAGCTGTTCTTCTTCTCGGGACCGCTCCTTCTGGCGCCTCCTCTTCTCTAGGACCTTACGCTTCTCTTCTACCTCTTGTTCCAGGCGCTGGAGCTGCTCTTCCTCTCGGGACCGCTCCTCCTGGCGCCTCTGCTTCTCCAGCGCCTCCTGCCTCTCTTCTACCTCCTGTTCCAGGCGCCGGAGCTGTTCTTCTTCCTCCTGGAGCTGTTCATCCCGCTGCCCCTGGCGCCTCCGCTTCTCCAGCTCCTCACGTTTCTTTTCCACCTCCTGTTCCAGGCGCTGGAGCTGTTCTTCCTCTCGGGACCGCTCCTCCTGACGCCTCTGCTTCTCCAGCGCCTCCTGCCTCTCTTCTACCTCCTGTTCCAGGCGCCGGAGCTGTTCTTCTTCCTCCTGGAGCTGTTCATCCCGCTGCCCCTGGCGCCTCCGCTTCTCCAGCTCCTCACGTTTCTTTTCCACCTTCTGTTCCAGGCGTTGGAGCTGTTCTTCCTCTCGGGAGCGCTCCTCCTGGCGCCTCCTCTTCTCCAGCGCCTCCCGCCTCTCTTCTACCTCCTGTTCCAGGCGCCGGAGCTGTTCTTCTTCCTCCTGGAGCTGTTCATCCCGCTGCCCCTGGCGCCTCCGCTTCTCCAGCTCCTCCTGCCTCTCTTCTACCTCGCGTTCTAGGCGCTGGAGCTGCTGTTCCTCCTCCCGGAGCCGTTCTTCTCCTCGGTTCTGTCCATCTCGCTGGAGCTGGCGCCTCCTGTTCTCCAACTCCTCGCGTCTCTTTTCCACCTCCTGTTCCAGACGCCGGAgctgctcttcctcctccccGAGCTGTTCTCCCGCTCTCCGCTGCCTCTCGCGTTGCGCCCGACGTTCCTGCTCGGGTTCCTGCCCTGCCGGCTTGGAGCAGAGCCGACTCCGGCGTCTCTCGGCCTCTACTTCGGGCAGCCACTCGACTCTGAGGGCGCGGCGGCGCTCTTCCTCTCGCAGCTGTCGATCCCGCAGCTGTCGTCGGCGGGCCTGCTCCTCTTCCCGTCGCTGTCTCTCCTGCTCCTCTCGGAAACCGTCGGCGAAGTCCCCATCCCGCAGCTGCCCGAACCTGTCCTGGCGCCGCCAGGCCTCTTCCTCCCGCAGCAGCTGCCTCTCTCGCTCCTGGCGCCGTCGGAGCCGCTCCTCCTCCTGCTCCAATTCTTCTTCTTCGCGGTACAGCGGGTCCTGGAAAAGCCTCCTCTCGCGCCGCAGGAGCTCGcgctcttcttcctccctctgctGCCTCTCCCGTTGCGCCCGACGTTCCTGCTCCGACGGCTCAGAGTAGAGCCGGTTCTGACGTCTCTCGGCTTCGGCTTCTGGTCGCCACTGGACTTGGAGATCGCGGATGCGGTCCTCCTCTCGCAGCTGCGGGTCGCGCAGTTGTCGTCTGCGGGCCTGCTCCTCTTCCCGTCGCTGTCTCTCCCGGTCCTCTTGGAAGCTCTCGGTGACCTCGCCATCCCGCAGCTGCCCGAACCTGTCCTGGCGCCGCAAGGCCTCTTCCTCTCGCCGCAGCTGCCTCTCTCGCTCCTGGAGCCTCTGTCTCTCTTCGTCCAGGAACTGATTGGTGTCCTGCCTTCGGGGCTGAGAGTAGACTTTGCTCTGGCGACCTTGAGCTTCCCTTTCCAATTGCCATTGCAGCCGGAGGCCGCGGCTCTCCCCCTGCTCGCGGGCCTGTTTTTCTCCTTGCCGTCTAAGCTGCCGTTCCTCCTCCAGGCTCTGCTCTGCCCGCTCCCGCCGCCTCTCCACCTGGCGCTCCCTTTGCTGCCTCTCCTGCTCGCGTCTGCTCTTGTCCCCTTCTGCGCGCTCCCGTCTCTTCACGCCGCTGCGAGCCTCTCGTTCTAGCTCTCGGCTCTGTTCCTGCTCCTCTTGCGCCCGGCTCTGCCTCTCTCTCGCTCTTTCCTGCCCGGGCCTCGGCAGCTGCTCGTCCTCCAGGCGCTGCCTCTCCCGCTCCTGGCGCGGTCTCTCCAGTTGCTGGCTTCCTTCGCTCCGCTGCCTGTCGCGTTCTTGTCGTGCGACTCTGGGCAGCGATTCTTCCTCTTGTAGTTGCCTCCTCTGGTCTTCCTCCTGCAGCTCCGCCTGGACCCGCTCCCGCTTTTCCTCTAGCTTGGCTCGTCTCTTCTCCTCGTTTCCCGTGGCCTGGCTAAGCGCCTGATAACAAGCCTGAGCCACTTTGAATACGAACAGGAGAAACTCATTGAAATCCACAAAACCGTTACAATCTCGGTCTAGAAGCTGCAGGACCAGGTCCACTGTCTGAGGGTCATGCGGTCTCTGTAGAAAGTCAAGGAAAAAGAACGTTCGGACAATTTAATGGAGGTTTTCGGGATCCCAAGAATAAATAGTCAGTCATTAATGTTTGATGAGGTCTTATCAACGATGAGACCTCGGTTCAAATATCACCTCTAATGCTTACAACTTTGTATGACcgtagacaagtcatttaatctcctctGTAGACACAGGATGTTCTTTATATCCATCCTGATCTAGGTTCCTATGTGCCCCCCTCATGACTCTGGACAAGCCCCTTAAACTGTGAGTCTAAATAGCCTCCACTGTTAAATGATGGAGTTGGACAGAGGGTTTCCGAAATCCCTTCCACTCCTAGCTCCCTGATTCAGTACTGGACCCCTCGTTGTTCCTTTCTTTATAAggtggaaattttattttaaaggtcaTAGACATTGGGAATGGTCAGtttcttcttgttgttcagtcatgtctgattctcgagtttgggagttttcttggcaaagatactgacttttcctagctcattttacagagaaggaaactgagataaataggattaaatgacttctccagggtcatacAAGTAGTATGTATCCGAGACTGaatttcaggaagatgagttttcctggttccaagtcctgtgctctaactactgtgcaACCTATTTTTCCTCTATGTCTGGCATCTCTCCATCCCtctgaatgtatgtatgtatgtatgtatgtatgtatgtatgtatatacgcatgtatatatctatctatctgcctacCTATTTTTGCAAATTCACTTCAGACCCAAGAAATTTCATTATTCATTGATGTTGAGAATAAATTTGCATTCACCTTCATGGATAATCTGGGAGCTGTGAAAATCAGAATTTGTGAAATAGTTTGCAGttgctatatatatgtatatacacatacacatacatatacatatatatatatgtatatatatatgatatggtAAGACCCACAGGTCTTAGAAAAACCAAAAAACGTTTTTGTTtcttaatgaagaaaacaatcaCATTTTGATAGAACAAACACTTATTATGGCAGAGTTATactagaaaatgaaatcaaaattaggAAGTAGACTTAAAAATTCCTCCCCAATCAACATTGTTTTGGTATTTTTGCAAGTGACattctcaacattttttaaaataaagaaatacatttgcATCATACTCAAGAGAGGTAGCATAGAATAACGGATGTGAAACCtgccttcaaattaggaaaaccAGGGTACAAGGTCTCTTTCTGATACATAATGACTCAATTGGCGCTGGGTCAATCACTTAATTTTCAGTATTCTAGGGAACATGTAGTTACATAGAAAATGAAGATTTGAATTAGTGGAGAGAGTTAGGTTCTCTGGAAGTTCCTACTGTCAGGTGCACTTCCTCTCCTATCAGTTTTAATACCtttgaatattgtttttttaGGGAATCATAACAGCCTTATTGATTAAGAGCTGAGCCCAGAAAGAAATGTCTGAATTAGTCTAGACCAATGGCACAGCAAAATTACAAGATATCATCAAATTATTTCCTTGAGTTATATCAGAAGAGATCTCATTTCTCAGGATCAAGGAAaaatcctttctccctttcttttttcagtgCTTACCCGGAGAATGTCCCCAAATTCCCTTTCCAGGAGACTCTTCAGGGCTATTTTGCTCAGTActtttccatcacattcattgtTTGCATACTGATGGAAAACTTCAATGATATCAACGACGCTTTTCAGTAGCTGAggcattttttttccctgcaaATTTAAGTAAACCTGGAAGAACAAAACAGGGCAATCATGTCATCATTGAACTTGAGTCAAAAGCTGTTTCCATGTAATTAGTTTCAACTCTTCTTTTAGGCAGATTAGTGTTCATTCTAGGAATAACTATTTCCTTctgaataattatatttatttatacagcAGAAGCTAGTTTTCTACTGTGTAGTTCAAAAGAATTTCATATATTAATATTGCCTTTAGAACAGAGTGCAGAAATGATAACAAAGCTGTTGTAAATGGAgtatggcagagtggataaattACTAGATTTGAAGGtaagaagacccaggttcaaatcctgccccagatgcttattagctgtgtctCAGTTAACTTTGGCCgctctagctctaaatccattACCCCATATTATTTGTATAGCACCCCAAAACCTTGTGAAACACTAAATATAAATCCTGGGGAATAGGAAGGGTGTGACCAAAGAGCAGGTGGTGGGGTAGAAAGAACACAGAATTCTGACTCCCAAGATGTGGGATTAAATCTTGGCTTTGCCACCAACTTTCCACTTGttcttggacaaattatttcatcACTCTAggactcaatttccttttctggcaaATAAGGGGGTTGGAATAAATGATTGCTGAGGTGCCTTCTTGCTCTTAATCCTATGATCCTGTTAATTCACTTCAAGTTAACCTGTAGTTAACTTTTGTTTGTTGGACTTTTGATGAATTTGCATATTATAAGACAACTTCTttgggtctcatttttctcacctgtgaaatgagGTTGGATTCACTAATACctaaaattcttttcacttcCCAATCTGTGATTCTATGGGAGGAATGTTAAATCAACCTCTCCTGTTGCTCATAACCAGTTTTCTCTAAAAGTGAGCAAAGGAGGAAGGCAAAAGCTGTGGGTGAAGGGGCTAGAAActttcacatacacacacttataaGACAActgtatatacaatataaaacaCACACCCATACATACATAAAACATTCATACAtgccatatatatgcatattagtATTTAGAACAATGAAATGAGCATCTGACTTCCCTTTCCAATCCATGGAGAAGGCAGAAGTCAGACCTGCAAGTCATCATTTCCAACCCCATTATACCACCATTAAATATCATTCCTTCCAAATGCTACAGTCGGCACTTTATGTTACAACTGTGGGATGGCCACTCAGCTCAAGCTAACCCATtgtcaaatggagaaagaatcTTGTACAAGTTAACTCAGCTCTCCTTCATGTGACACCTGTCAAAATCACCTGAGAGATCATCCCTGGGTGAGAAACATTATGAGGCCAGACTGAATACTTTAATTAGAACTAACTTTTTGGTTACTttttattataaaacaaataagtcacttaaatctcaCCAATGTAGCAGAATTAGTCTCTCCCTCAAAAGAATTTGCCAAAGCTCAGGCAGAACCAGAACTCTGTTAAAACAACCCATCAGGCAACTCTAcagacatatatttatatattgccttGGATTACCTATTCTCTTTGTCATAATCAACCTCTGAAACTTATAACTTGTTGATCACTACATTTCAGCTGAAGAAAACAAGGAAACACAGAGAGAATAAAGACAGCATAAGATGCAAATGTTGTACAGGCATCCTAAAGTCTTAGAGTAATTTTTAAAGTTGAAACCAAccccaagacttttgggacactgtaTGGAATAGCTTGAAGAAGACAGCTAAAATAGAGTGCTCTCTAGGACCTAAGTCATACACACTTTAATTTCCAaatgaaacaaagacagagaTTAGGAGCCTATGAAAATAGGTCAGTTTTACAAAGTCCCACAAAACATTTCCAGATGCATAGTTCTCCACAAACATCTCCCTGGTTCAAAGCAAA is drawn from Macrotis lagotis isolate mMagLag1 chromosome 5, bilby.v1.9.chrom.fasta, whole genome shotgun sequence and contains these coding sequences:
- the LOC141490107 gene encoding uncharacterized protein LOC141490107, producing MPQLLKSVVDIIEVFHQYANNECDGKVLSKIALKSLLEREFGDILRRPHDPQTVDLVLQLLDRDCNGFVDFNEFLLFVFKVAQACYQALSQATGNEEKRRAKLEEKRERVQAELQEEDQRRQLQEEESLPRVARQERDRQRSEGSQQLERPRQERERQRLEDEQLPRPGQERARERQSRAQEEQEQSRELEREARSGVKRRERAEGDKSRREQERQQRERQVERRRERAEQSLEEERQLRRQGEKQAREQGESRGLRLQWQLEREAQGRQSKVYSQPRRQDTNQFLDEERQRLQERERQLRREEEALRRQDRFGQLRDGEVTESFQEDRERQRREEEQARRRQLRDPQLREEDRIRDLQVQWRPEAEAERRQNRLYSEPSEQERRAQRERQQREEEERELLRRERRLFQDPLYREEEELEQEEERLRRRQERERQLLREEEAWRRQDRFGQLRDGDFADGFREEQERQRREEEQARRRQLRDRQLREEERRRALRVEWLPEVEAERRRSRLCSKPAGQEPEQERRAQRERQRRAGEQLGEEEEQLRRLEQEVEKRREELENRRRQLQRDGQNRGEERLREEEQQLQRLEREVEERQEELEKRRRQGQRDEQLQEEEEQLRRLEQEVEERREALEKRRRQEERSREEEQLQRLEQKVEKKREELEKRRRQGQRDEQLQEEEEQLRRLEQEEEQLQRLEQEVEKKREELEKRRRQGQRDEQLQEEEEQLRRLEQEVEERQEALEKQRRQEERSREEEQLQRLEQELQRLEREVEERREELEKRRRQGQRDRQIQGEEEQLRRLEQEVEERREALEKRRRQEERDRKNREEEPLQEEEEQLQRLEQEVEERREELEKRRRQGQRDEQLQEEEEQLQRLEQEIEEKRKVLEKRRRQEERSREEEQFREEEERLQRLEQEVEKRREELEKRRRQRQRGPNREKEQLREEEARLQSLEREVEERREALEKRRRQGQRDRQYRDEEQLQEENERLQRLEREEKRRRQEQRDGQFREEDQLQEEEERLQRLEQEVAKRREELKKRRRQGQRGSQARRAEQLQEEEEQLQRLEREVEKRREALQKSRRQEQRDRQAREGEQLQEEGEQLQEEEQLLEEEEQLQRLEQEVKKRREALEKRRRQGQSDKQAGQYLESEEFQEQESDLPLAEEAQNPRLKWQWQPHKENEARNRRLYSKRREEEQRGWEQEDSQVRDWSAADEDYEYGSADLDRQFRARRGQESQSYRDEQGERRARQERGQERGRLAQERLRQEREQERRRRGEQEQLSREEQEDYEEENRLGQSRERKFRDEQEFRRGDQERRAGVAQSRDRRRQEPEKFRAQEQEKRAEQRRRQEPESPFREEEKLRRRELEQGQRGRQERERQFQEEEQFRRQELEQGQRRRQEQERRFQDEEQLSRRELEQDQRRRQEQERRFQDEEQFRRRDREEQLRRQELEQGQRRERRFQEEEQLHRQELEQDRRRRQEPERRFQEEEQLRRQELEQGQRRERRFQEEEQLHRQELEQDRRRRQEPERRFQDEEQLSRRELEQDQRRRQEQERRFQDEEQFRRRELEQGQRRRQEPERRFQEEEQLRRQELEQDQRRRQEQERQFQDEEQFRRQELEQGQRRERRFQEEEQLHRQELEQDQRRRQEPERRFQEEEHLRRQELEQGQRRERRFQEEEQLRRQELEQDRRRRQEQERRFREEEQLRRQEREQGQRLQKRETQFQDEEQLSRRELEQGQRLERRFQEEEQLSRRELEQDQRQRQERERRFREEEQFRRQELEQGQRRERRFQEEEQLSRRELEQDQRRRQERERQFRDEQLRRQEREGQRYRQELDSQTRGQLRDRPSREVQEDKSRRQTQEFASRQIAKPIVRSSPLYEYIQEQRSQYRP